The Cicer arietinum cultivar CDC Frontier isolate Library 1 chromosome 1, Cicar.CDCFrontier_v2.0, whole genome shotgun sequence genome contains the following window.
ATAACTCAAGCATGATAAAATTTACACTAATAAACTCGGAAGAGTACTACGACATAAACTCTTTTACAAGGTTGTGAGAACACTGACACCGAGGGTGGGAAAAAATTCCAAACTGAAAACTGTCTTACACAGCAACTGGTGTGGCTTCATCGAGAGCGAGGACACCTGGAAGCTCTTTGCCTTCCAATAGCTCCAAACTTGCACCACCACCGGTGGATATGTGGCTCATGACACTGGCAACTCCTACTTTCTCCACGGCCGCAACAGAATCTCCTCCTCCGATAATAGTGGTCACCCCCTTTCCACTTAGGTCAGCCAACTTCTTTGCAATAGCCTAAAAGAACGGTACAAAATGTAAATTATGTAAACAGCCttggaaaatagaaaataaaatatgttaaagtAACTGCAGATGACATTTGAATCATCCCAATTCCAAAACAATACTTCTGTTACGTAAATGAATAGACATACAATTTGCAAGATGGACATGTCACATTTGGAACACTAACTCCTCCTCTATGAACACTTACACAAACACAGACTTCAGACACGacacaaataataatttaagaatataAAAGTAATTGAATATAACTACATAAGTCGTCGTGAGTAGAGATATCTTGACTGCAAACatgttcaaatatatataatatgaacTAAACTTCTTATGTGAGGGTTCTTGCATACCTCTGTCCCAACAGCGAACTTGTCAAACTCAAACACTCCCATTGGTCCATTCCATATGATGGTTTTGGTGGTATCCAATGCTTCGTTGAATGTTTTAATAGAATCTGGACCAATGTCCAATCCCATCCATCCATCAGGGATGGCCGATGCCGGCACGACCTGAAAGGGTTAATGCAGAATTTAGGTTCTTGCTAATGTAATAAACCATTTCGTAAACAGTTGAAGCAGTTCGGCCGATAGCGTCTTATCCAGATTAGCTTAGAAAACAAACCTGGCTGTTTGCATCAGGAGCAAATTTGTCTGCAATCACGACATCACTCGGTAGCAAGAGTGACACCCCCTTTGCCTTGGCTTTTGCAAGTAGTGTTGTAGCAAGTTCCAACTTGTCTTCCTCAACAAGGGATGAACCGACCGAAAGACCTTGAGCCTTGTAAAATGTAAAGATCATCCCTCCACCAAGAAGAAGGATGTCGACATTTTCAAGAAGTGACTCAATCACTCCAATTTTAGATGAGACCTTGGAACCACCCACAATTGCAGCAAATGGCCTTTTCGGGCTCGATACTGCCCCAACAAGGTAGTCAAGTTCCTAAAACATGAACATATGCATGcgaaatataatttattatagtaTTGATTGATAAGATATAcattgaattgaaaaattgaacACTAAACTTTCCCTGAAGAATGATTCACATTCGACGTGAAATTTTACTTCAAGCCAAGTAATCAAACttataattagaaaaaataaaaaaagttgtagTTATTCAGAAAACTTATTTTGATAGTTTGCAGAAAATTTAGATTAGCTATTGATAATTATGTAGTAGAAGAGGAGAGAAAAAACCACCTTTTGCAAAAGAAAACCAGCAACAGATGGCTTCAAGTATTTAGTGACACCCTCTGTTGATGCATGTGCCCTGTGAGCAGTACCGAATGCATCATTCACATATAGATCTGCGAGTGAGGCGAGCTTTTTTGCATGTTCAGGATCATTCTTTTCTTCCTCTTTGTAAAACCTCACATTTTCTAGAAGTAGAACTCCTCCTTCTGGAAGGGAAGCCACCAGCTTTTCTACTTCTGGACCAATACTGTCATCGGCCTTAATAACCTGTCAATTTTCCAAAAATCCGACagtcaaaaataattaacattttctATCCTTCAATTTATTCCTCAATAATTGTTAACTGAAAAGCATACCTGGATTCCAATGAGTTCAGAAAGCCGGGGAACAAGAGGTGCCAAGCTGTATTTGGGAGTGACGCCCTTTGGCCGTCCCTGGAAATTTCATCAAAACGTCACAATGATTTAACTTACAAGTTCAAAACACAGTGTTTATGCAAATCTAATCAGATTTTGCAatgaaaaattacattaatgtTTATATCAACTTATCAAGAGAGCCTATCACCTATGCCTCTAAAATAGTACACACTGGGTTATTCCAAACATCcaattgtttcttttgaatattAATCTCACAACTAAAACAAGAAATCAAATTTTCCACAAATATCGGCACCCTTGTTCATGGTTGGTCCTCCAAAGAGCACTTAAAAAGCAACTACTTTTGTGGGCACGGATTATAGAGCAGAAATAAAAACTGAAAATGTAATAACAGAGTGGGAGAAGAATATTTTCTctttaaaatatagaatttaaataaatgcaTATGCAAATTGAAGATTCAAAGACTTAACTTCaccaacaaaaaatataacaaaaagaaagaaacaaaaaaacttcACAACCATATAATTGTAGAAGCCAAATCTATCAATTATAACTGCAGACAATGATCAAAGAATCCATCAAACATACATTGATATACAGATTTGTCTCTCCAATGCTAAGTATGCACTTTACATAATGAAACACAGAATCTCAAAATGAAAATTCAACCCTTGACATTGTGATAAATTGTATTTACACGTATTAACAAACTATGAAGTTATTAAAATCTACTGTAACATTTCAAACATCAGTCATGATAACTTCAAACTTCACCCTCTAAAGTGCATCCCTTACTTTCTTCCAGTTCAAATCAAAACCCAATACTTCATTAGTAAGAACTTGAGTCCCATTTCTATCTTGTTTTTTCATGCCCTTTTATCCATACCTCATCATCTCCATAATCTTAATCAACATCTTCCTCTCAATCTGAGAGGGAGATGTATTAAGATCTACAAAACTCACATATTCTGCTTTTGTTCAAATTTTCAGTCCCCAACTCAAATTCAAGACATTTTTTATTCAACCACCTCAAAAAATATCCATTTTTTACTTCCCAGTAAATTTTCAATTTCCACTAACATTCTGATTTCCATTAACACTTATTAAAGGCAAAAAAAAGGTATTTTGATTCACATGCCGGTAACTAAGACTCAATGCTTCTAAAACAAGCCACTCACTTTAgagaatgaaataaataatgaaCAAATTAAAAACTGATATTACATAAACAAGAATAACAAATCATGGATAGTTTATATATGGCAAAATACATCCTATAGTCCTATAagttacaagaaaatatcatattgatcctttaacttctttttttgtAACAAGTTAGTGCTTTAAATATCAACCCAACTTTTTTTACTTTACTAGCTACTCACCGGCCAAATCCATGCTACCCCTACATACATGATACATCATACAAAAAATTTACATTGTGATCTATGAAGCACTCGCACAGACAGTCTTATTAGAGAAAATTGAATTGACTGAATGTAGTTATATGCATTGGTGTTGTGTACACCAAACACGGCTTCAATCTAAAGTGTCAATACTACGTAATAGACTATGCAGACACAGATacaatttgagaaattgaattgattgaaggTAGTGTATATACTACTTAATAACTAATTGAAGACAATAAGAAAAATGAGAGATACCAAGTGACTAGAAAGAATGACTTTGGCACCATTTTGAATAAGATGTTTAATAGTTGGTATAGCAGCACGGATCCTAGTATCATCAGTAATGTTCTGGTTATCATCAAGCGGGACATTCAAGTCCGCCCTCACAAACACCTTCTTTCCCTTCAATTCCGCCGCACTCAAGTCTCCCACACTCTTCTTCGCCATCGACACCACTCCTCTCGCTCCTCTCCCGCTCACTGTCCTCAACTTCGATGCCACCTGCACTGCCAACAAGGGGTCGGCAGCTGCGAATCCAAGTCGGCGGAGTGGGCGGGCGCCGAGGAAGGAGGAGAGGTGGACGCGGGAGGAGGATGGGGAGGCGGATGGGGAAGAGGATTTGGTGGTGGGGAGGAGTGAGAGAGTTGTGGGTGCTGTAGCTGAAGCCATTGTGTAGAGAGAGAATGTGGGAGTGTGTGTGTGAGAGATATTTGGaggttaaattttatttgattattatgtAATGTGAGGTGGAAATGAAGGTAGTGAAATAGATGAAAGATGTGGACGTGAAGACCAAGTGAAGAACGATTGG
Protein-coding sequences here:
- the LOC101506903 gene encoding phosphoglycerate kinase 3, cytosolic-like yields the protein MASATAPTTLSLLPTTKSSSPSASPSSSRVHLSSFLGARPLRRLGFAAADPLLAVQVASKLRTVSGRGARGVVSMAKKSVGDLSAAELKGKKVFVRADLNVPLDDNQNITDDTRIRAAIPTIKHLIQNGAKVILSSHLGRPKGVTPKYSLAPLVPRLSELIGIQVIKADDSIGPEVEKLVASLPEGGVLLLENVRFYKEEEKNDPEHAKKLASLADLYVNDAFGTAHRAHASTEGVTKYLKPSVAGFLLQKELDYLVGAVSSPKRPFAAIVGGSKVSSKIGVIESLLENVDILLLGGGMIFTFYKAQGLSVGSSLVEEDKLELATTLLAKAKAKGVSLLLPSDVVIADKFAPDANSQVVPASAIPDGWMGLDIGPDSIKTFNEALDTTKTIIWNGPMGVFEFDKFAVGTEAIAKKLADLSGKGVTTIIGGGDSVAAVEKVGVASVMSHISTGGGASLELLEGKELPGVLALDEATPVAV